A stretch of Amycolatopsis balhimycina FH 1894 DNA encodes these proteins:
- a CDS encoding lysophospholipid acyltransferase family protein: MADLVYPPVIAAARTMFRVLDNRIRIEGAEHIPRRGGAVIACNHISYLDFIFCGLGARPAKRLTRFMAKKEIFDNRIAGPLMRGMHHISVDRSAGLASYREALEKLQAGEVVGVFPEATISRSFTVKEIKSGAVRMAAAANVPVVPMALWGTQRLWTKGRPKDLTRRHVPVSILVGEPMHPAKGDDWDVVTKELRTRMSALLDRAQAEYPDQPAPDEDRWWLPAHLGGTAPTPAEAAELDRL; the protein is encoded by the coding sequence ATGGCTGACCTCGTGTACCCGCCCGTGATCGCGGCGGCCCGGACCATGTTCCGGGTACTCGACAACCGCATCCGGATCGAGGGCGCGGAGCACATCCCGCGCCGCGGCGGCGCGGTCATCGCGTGCAACCACATCAGCTACCTCGACTTCATCTTCTGCGGCCTCGGCGCGCGCCCGGCCAAGCGGCTGACGCGGTTCATGGCGAAGAAGGAGATCTTCGACAACCGCATCGCCGGCCCGCTGATGCGCGGGATGCACCACATCTCCGTCGACCGCTCCGCCGGGCTGGCCTCCTACCGCGAGGCTCTGGAGAAGCTGCAGGCCGGCGAGGTCGTGGGGGTCTTCCCCGAAGCCACGATCAGCCGGTCGTTCACCGTCAAGGAGATCAAGTCGGGCGCGGTCCGGATGGCCGCCGCGGCCAACGTCCCGGTCGTGCCGATGGCGCTGTGGGGCACGCAACGGCTCTGGACGAAGGGCCGGCCGAAGGACCTGACCCGGCGGCACGTGCCGGTCTCGATCCTCGTCGGCGAGCCGATGCACCCGGCGAAGGGCGACGACTGGGACGTCGTCACGAAGGAGCTGCGCACCCGGATGAGCGCGCTGCTCGACCGCGCCCAGGCCGAGTACCCGGACCAGCCCGCGCCCGACGAGGACCGCTGGTGGCTGCCCGCCCACCTGGGCGGGACGGCGCCGACCCCGGCCGAAGCCGCCGAGCTCGACCGGCTGTGA
- a CDS encoding IS110 family transposase, which yields MEEVDELDQIVDRVAGLDLGKTGLVACVRVPSDRPGRRQQEVRSYDTFSRSLLELADWLRAERVTRVAMEATSSYWKPVFYLLEAEGFECWLLNPRHVKHLPGRPKTDTLDAVWLAKVTERGMCRPSLVHPAPIRALRDLTRYRRTLIRDRTRERQRLEKLLEDAQIKLSSVISDILGVSGREMLEAMIAGNRNPRVLAQLARTRMRTKIGVLEEALTGHFTDHHAFLTRTMIDRIDQVGADVEKVNAAIEEAMAPFRAEARRLDEITGIGIRSAQELIAEIGVDMTRFPTPGHLVSWAKFAPIVHQSAAVTRNGSTGKGNPWLAGTLGEVVAGVSRTHTFLGERYRRLARRRGKKRAIVAVGNSVLKIVWHVLSDPDARYQDLGEDHYLSRHTTVRRRRTLIRDLELLTGQHVTLQPHAA from the coding sequence ATGGAAGAGGTGGATGAACTCGACCAGATCGTCGACCGGGTGGCCGGCCTGGATCTGGGCAAGACCGGCCTGGTCGCGTGTGTGCGGGTGCCCTCAGACCGGCCGGGCCGGCGTCAGCAAGAGGTCCGCTCCTACGACACGTTCTCCCGGTCGTTGCTGGAGCTGGCGGACTGGTTGCGGGCCGAGCGAGTGACCCGGGTGGCGATGGAAGCCACCAGTTCCTACTGGAAACCGGTGTTCTACCTGCTGGAAGCCGAAGGGTTCGAGTGCTGGCTGCTCAACCCCAGACACGTCAAGCACCTGCCCGGCCGCCCGAAGACCGACACCCTCGACGCGGTCTGGCTGGCCAAAGTCACCGAACGCGGGATGTGCCGGCCCAGCCTGGTCCACCCGGCCCCGATCCGGGCGCTACGGGACCTGACCCGGTATCGGCGCACCTTGATCCGTGACCGCACCCGGGAACGGCAGAGGCTGGAGAAACTGCTGGAAGACGCCCAGATCAAACTCTCCAGCGTGATCAGCGACATCCTCGGTGTCTCCGGCCGGGAGATGCTGGAGGCCATGATCGCGGGCAACCGGAACCCGCGGGTGCTGGCGCAGCTGGCCCGGACCCGGATGCGCACCAAGATCGGTGTCCTGGAGGAGGCGTTGACCGGGCACTTCACCGATCATCATGCGTTCCTGACCCGCACGATGATCGACCGCATCGACCAGGTCGGTGCCGATGTCGAGAAGGTCAACGCTGCGATCGAGGAGGCGATGGCCCCCTTTCGCGCTGAAGCGCGGCGGCTGGATGAGATCACCGGGATCGGGATCCGCTCCGCCCAGGAGCTGATCGCCGAGATCGGGGTGGACATGACCCGGTTCCCCACCCCCGGGCATCTGGTGTCGTGGGCCAAGTTCGCCCCGATCGTGCACCAGTCCGCCGCTGTCACCCGCAACGGTTCCACCGGCAAAGGCAATCCCTGGCTGGCCGGGACCCTCGGCGAGGTCGTCGCTGGGGTGTCGCGCACCCACACCTTCCTCGGTGAACGCTACCGGCGCCTGGCGCGCCGCCGCGGCAAGAAACGCGCCATCGTCGCGGTCGGCAACTCCGTCCTCAAGATCGTCTGGCATGTGCTGTCGGACCCCGACGCCCGTTACCAGGACCTCGGCGAGGACCACTACCTGTCCCGGCATACCACCGTGCGGCGCCGCCGCACCCTCATCCGCGACCTCGAACTCCTCACCGGCCAACACGTCACCCTGCAACCCCACGCCGCCTAA
- a CDS encoding DUF6541 family protein — MLSVSIAIVVIAVPGLVTGLAAGLRGWVLAGMAPLLSYAIGGLTGPWTAAMGVSFNAVTYAVSTVVFAAVAFGVRKLTVRRRPPEPEPGLWARRGHLAVLACLLFAAVAGGYATLRGMGRIGVLPQGFDAVYHGNAVRYIAATGDGSLFGTGSVNWYGDAAPVFYPNGYHLLAAVTYSLSGASIPATLDANTVLLPGLLALSLVTLVREFRGRAVLAGAVALTAVAPVMGVYESMDRGPLLPFALGVTLTPPAAVALRRYLERVAPDTGLVLVLAAVGLLCIHSSTLFGGILFAGPLLVQRWLESWRRIGRDLLALAPIAVVSLLVAWLQLFGALGLAESALPYYGWPSEYRATTALGALLGFQHFEPHPQVWLSVALFLGIVFFTRAGALRWIGLTAAVTGLAYLAVASSNASIVMALSRPWWDDPYRFFSMAAIPLTVLAAHGLASTQAWLRDRLGHRLRVPAVAVAVVVLAGFVVLSNGLYVRSNGDRVYTGYQAADPSTLRVTPGEQSAMAELGKLAKPGEWAMNDRFDGTAWTYALTGIRTVAAHFDETSPPADAVVLANRFRDYSTDPAVRAAVRRLNIHWVILGKPSAEPGKPYQPGLIGLAGAPFLREAYRNPDAVIYRLTA; from the coding sequence GTGCTTTCCGTCAGCATCGCGATTGTCGTCATCGCCGTTCCCGGTCTCGTGACCGGTCTCGCCGCGGGTTTGCGTGGCTGGGTCCTGGCCGGAATGGCGCCGCTGCTGAGCTACGCCATCGGCGGGCTCACCGGGCCGTGGACGGCGGCGATGGGGGTGTCGTTCAACGCCGTCACGTACGCCGTGTCGACCGTCGTGTTCGCCGCGGTCGCTTTCGGCGTCCGGAAGCTGACGGTGCGTCGCAGGCCGCCGGAGCCGGAGCCCGGGCTGTGGGCGCGTCGCGGGCACCTGGCGGTGCTGGCGTGCCTGCTGTTCGCGGCGGTGGCCGGCGGCTACGCGACGCTGCGCGGCATGGGCCGGATCGGCGTGCTGCCGCAGGGCTTCGACGCCGTCTACCACGGGAACGCGGTCCGCTACATCGCCGCCACCGGCGACGGGAGCCTGTTCGGCACGGGCAGCGTGAACTGGTACGGCGACGCGGCACCGGTGTTCTACCCGAACGGGTACCACCTGCTGGCGGCGGTGACGTACTCACTCAGCGGCGCGTCGATCCCCGCGACGCTGGACGCGAACACCGTGCTGCTGCCCGGGTTGCTGGCGTTGTCCCTGGTGACGCTGGTGCGGGAGTTCCGCGGCCGGGCGGTGCTGGCGGGCGCGGTGGCGCTGACGGCGGTGGCACCGGTGATGGGCGTCTACGAATCGATGGACCGCGGGCCGCTGCTGCCGTTCGCACTGGGCGTGACGCTGACACCGCCGGCCGCGGTCGCGCTGCGGCGATACCTGGAGCGGGTCGCGCCGGACACCGGGCTGGTGCTGGTGCTGGCCGCGGTGGGCCTGCTGTGCATCCACTCCTCGACGTTGTTCGGCGGGATCCTGTTCGCCGGGCCGCTGCTGGTGCAGCGCTGGCTGGAGTCGTGGCGGCGGATCGGCCGCGACCTGCTCGCGCTGGCGCCGATCGCCGTCGTGTCGCTGCTGGTGGCGTGGCTGCAGCTGTTCGGCGCGTTGGGGCTGGCCGAGAGCGCGTTGCCGTACTACGGCTGGCCCAGCGAGTACCGCGCGACGACGGCGCTGGGCGCGTTGCTGGGGTTCCAGCACTTCGAGCCGCACCCGCAGGTGTGGCTGTCGGTGGCGTTGTTCCTGGGGATCGTGTTCTTCACGCGGGCGGGCGCGCTGCGCTGGATCGGCCTGACGGCGGCGGTGACCGGCCTGGCGTACCTCGCGGTGGCGTCGTCGAACGCGTCGATCGTGATGGCCCTGTCCCGGCCGTGGTGGGACGACCCGTACCGGTTCTTCTCGATGGCGGCGATCCCGCTGACCGTCCTGGCGGCCCACGGCCTGGCCTCGACGCAGGCATGGCTGCGAGATCGGCTGGGCCATCGGCTGCGCGTTCCCGCCGTCGCCGTCGCGGTGGTGGTGCTCGCGGGGTTCGTGGTGCTCTCGAACGGGCTGTACGTCCGCTCCAACGGCGACCGGGTCTACACGGGCTACCAGGCGGCCGACCCCTCGACGCTCCGCGTGACGCCCGGCGAGCAGTCGGCGATGGCGGAACTCGGGAAACTCGCCAAACCGGGCGAGTGGGCGATGAACGACCGCTTCGACGGAACAGCGTGGACTTACGCCTTGACGGGAATTCGGACGGTGGCCGCGCATTTCGACGAAACTTCACCACCGGCGGACGCGGTGGTGCTGGCGAACCGCTTTCGCGACTATTCGACGGACCCCGCGGTGCGGGCCGCGGTACGGCGGTTGAACATCCACTGGGTCATTCTGGGAAAGCCGTCGGCCGAACCCGGCAAGCCTTACCAGCCGGGGTTGATCGGGCTGGCCGGTGCGCCGTTCCTGCGGGAGGCCTACCGCAACCCGGACGCGGTGATCTACCGGCTGACGGCCTGA
- a CDS encoding LLM class flavin-dependent oxidoreductase: MRAGIVILPEDRWWAAEPKWRAAEEYGFDHAWTYDHLGWRNLVDGPWFSAIPTLTAAAMVTSRIRLGTFVASPVARHPVSFMRELNTLDDVSDGRFVLGVGAGVDHLHYDGAVVDAPELTPKQRVDRFTEFVEALDGLLMTDKFDFEGEYYRAREARNLPGPVQRPRLPFVVAANGPRTMTLAARFGAGWVTTGKGGATADEWWHGIKELTEVFDRRLDAAGRDRASIQRHLSLDSSPVFSLSSVEAFRDAVGRAGELGFTDVISHWPRSSSPYEGREAVLEQVASDVLPELRAG; the protein is encoded by the coding sequence GTGCGAGCAGGCATCGTCATTCTTCCGGAAGATCGTTGGTGGGCGGCCGAGCCGAAGTGGCGTGCAGCCGAGGAGTACGGCTTCGACCACGCCTGGACGTATGACCACCTGGGGTGGAGAAACCTGGTCGACGGCCCGTGGTTCTCCGCGATCCCGACCCTGACCGCGGCGGCGATGGTGACGTCGCGCATCCGGCTGGGCACGTTCGTGGCCTCCCCGGTAGCCCGGCACCCGGTGTCGTTCATGCGCGAGCTGAACACCCTCGACGACGTCTCGGACGGACGGTTCGTCCTCGGCGTCGGCGCGGGCGTCGACCACCTGCACTACGACGGCGCGGTGGTCGACGCGCCCGAGTTGACGCCGAAGCAGCGCGTGGACCGGTTCACGGAGTTCGTCGAGGCCCTCGACGGGCTGCTGATGACCGACAAGTTCGACTTCGAGGGCGAGTATTACCGGGCCCGCGAAGCCCGCAACCTGCCCGGCCCGGTCCAGCGGCCGCGGCTGCCGTTCGTCGTCGCGGCGAACGGCCCGCGCACGATGACCCTGGCGGCGCGCTTCGGCGCCGGCTGGGTGACGACGGGCAAGGGCGGCGCGACCGCCGACGAGTGGTGGCACGGGATCAAGGAACTCACCGAGGTCTTCGACCGGCGGCTGGACGCGGCGGGCCGGGACCGGGCGAGCATCCAGCGGCACCTCAGCCTGGACTCGTCGCCGGTGTTCTCACTGAGCAGCGTGGAGGCGTTCCGCGACGCGGTGGGCCGCGCGGGGGAGCTGGGCTTCACCGACGTGATCTCGCACTGGCCGCGGTCGTCGTCGCCGTACGAGGGCCGCGAAGCCGTCCTGGAGCAGGTCGCGAGCGACGTCCTGCCGGAACTCCGCGCCGGCTGA
- a CDS encoding DUF6541 family protein — MPAPEDFWSYFAAVATYLAVLAVPGGLVGWAAGLRGWALAGLAPLLSYAVTGLAGPWLAIAHVPYGSLSVAACTLLLAGVLFGLRRLATARGWSTPGAEEPPLPWTRRAHLAVGACVAIAVAVSIVVVVSGRGGTTAVFQRWDTVFHANGIRYIAETGDGSLTGMGTINWYPAGSFYPNGYHLVGALVYQLSGTSIPVTLNAVTMPIAGLFALAMATVVRQLSGRAVFAGSAALVAGGATTGAYESVSSGLLPFALGIVLTPLAVVALQRFVVRPGADTGAVLALSATGLLAAHSSALFGAILFAFPLVVQRWYRALRGKRVDGVPEGKRAWRVVGGDVLRMVPVMVVAGVLAAPMILGAIGFTSGSYPYYAWGSHMPVGKALLMLATFKQVLPVPQLWLTVFLAIGVLTALALRRMRWLLLSAAGLSALFVVVACFGGEHWVISLSRPWWNDRFRLMALAAIPMCLLAAHGMSETQRWLTKAARGRAWVRARPWLTGRAGLASAVLLVVAMGVLTGGFYRAANAKTVSLLYYNGLPGEVVPPVSADEIEAMEKLGTLGIPAGQKVLNDRLDGTAWMYALTGVHPVAGHYDAGVAPPDATYLAQHFGDYDSDPEVRAAVHRLNIHYVLVGSGTIRRDTPIAPGLRHLDGHDFVQVVYRNPGAVIYRIVK, encoded by the coding sequence GTGCCTGCACCCGAGGACTTCTGGAGTTACTTCGCCGCGGTGGCCACCTACCTGGCCGTGCTGGCGGTCCCCGGCGGGCTCGTCGGGTGGGCCGCCGGCCTGCGCGGCTGGGCGCTCGCCGGGCTCGCGCCGCTGCTCAGCTACGCCGTGACCGGCCTGGCCGGCCCCTGGCTGGCGATCGCGCACGTGCCGTACGGCTCGCTGAGCGTCGCCGCGTGCACCCTGCTGCTCGCCGGGGTGCTGTTCGGCCTGCGCCGGCTCGCGACCGCCCGAGGCTGGTCGACGCCGGGTGCGGAGGAGCCGCCGCTGCCGTGGACGCGGCGGGCGCACCTGGCCGTCGGTGCCTGCGTCGCGATCGCCGTCGCGGTGTCGATCGTCGTCGTGGTGTCCGGCCGCGGCGGGACGACCGCGGTGTTCCAGCGCTGGGACACCGTCTTCCACGCGAACGGCATCCGCTACATCGCCGAAACCGGTGACGGCTCCCTGACCGGCATGGGCACCATCAACTGGTACCCGGCCGGCTCCTTCTACCCGAACGGCTACCACCTGGTCGGCGCCCTGGTCTATCAGCTGTCCGGGACGTCGATCCCGGTCACGCTGAACGCGGTCACGATGCCGATCGCCGGGCTGTTCGCGCTGGCCATGGCCACGGTGGTGCGCCAGCTGAGCGGCCGCGCGGTGTTCGCGGGCAGCGCCGCGCTGGTCGCGGGCGGCGCGACGACCGGGGCGTACGAGTCGGTGTCGAGCGGGCTGCTGCCCTTCGCGCTCGGCATCGTGCTGACGCCGCTGGCGGTGGTCGCGCTGCAGCGGTTCGTCGTGCGGCCGGGCGCCGACACCGGCGCGGTGCTGGCGCTGAGCGCGACCGGCCTGCTCGCCGCGCACTCGAGCGCCCTGTTCGGGGCGATCCTCTTCGCGTTCCCGCTGGTGGTGCAGCGGTGGTACCGGGCGCTGCGGGGCAAGCGCGTCGACGGCGTCCCCGAGGGCAAGCGCGCCTGGCGGGTCGTCGGCGGCGACGTCCTGCGGATGGTGCCGGTGATGGTCGTCGCCGGGGTGCTGGCCGCGCCGATGATCCTCGGCGCGATCGGCTTCACGTCCGGGTCGTACCCGTACTACGCGTGGGGCTCGCACATGCCGGTGGGGAAGGCGCTGCTGATGCTGGCGACCTTCAAGCAGGTGCTGCCGGTGCCGCAGCTCTGGCTGACGGTGTTCCTCGCGATCGGCGTGCTCACGGCCCTCGCGCTGCGGCGGATGCGCTGGCTGCTGCTCTCGGCGGCCGGGCTGTCCGCGCTGTTCGTGGTCGTCGCGTGCTTCGGCGGCGAACACTGGGTGATCAGCTTGTCACGGCCCTGGTGGAACGACCGGTTCCGGCTGATGGCGCTGGCGGCGATCCCGATGTGCCTGCTCGCCGCGCACGGGATGAGCGAGACGCAGCGGTGGCTGACGAAGGCCGCCCGCGGGCGCGCTTGGGTGCGGGCGCGGCCGTGGCTGACCGGCCGGGCCGGGCTCGCGTCGGCGGTGCTGCTCGTCGTGGCGATGGGCGTGCTGACCGGCGGGTTCTACCGCGCGGCCAACGCCAAGACGGTGTCGCTGCTGTACTACAACGGCCTGCCCGGCGAGGTCGTCCCGCCGGTGAGCGCCGACGAGATCGAAGCGATGGAGAAGCTCGGCACGCTCGGCATCCCGGCCGGCCAGAAGGTGCTCAACGACCGGCTCGACGGCACGGCCTGGATGTACGCGCTGACCGGCGTGCACCCGGTGGCCGGCCACTACGACGCGGGCGTCGCGCCGCCGGACGCGACCTACCTGGCCCAGCACTTCGGCGACTACGACAGCGACCCCGAAGTCCGCGCGGCGGTTCACCGGCTGAACATCCACTACGTGCTGGTCGGCAGCGGCACCATCCGCCGCGACACCCCGATCGCGCCGGGCCTGCGGCACCTCGACGGCCACGACTTCGTCCAGGTCGTCTACCGGAACCCGGGTGCGGTGATCTACCGGATCGTGAAGTGA
- a CDS encoding HAD family hydrolase: MIASDVDGTLLGPSESLTGRTIATVRRAIEAGVPFVLATGRPPRWIAPVAKPLELTGYAVCANGAVLYDCGREEVVAVHGLLSPELLHDIAHALDKALPGCRLATERVGTDADHEMRNFVIEPDYHNPWGDGEGRTAPRAEVLGHPAIKLLVSHLGMSSEEMADGVNALFDREVDVTYSSSGGLVELSAHGITKATGLADVAERLGIGPERVIAFGDMPNDVEMLRWAGHGVAMENGHPQAQSVADEITGPAGEDGVAQVLERWF, translated from the coding sequence TTGATCGCGTCCGATGTCGACGGCACCCTGCTCGGCCCCTCCGAATCCCTGACCGGCCGCACGATCGCGACCGTCCGCCGGGCGATCGAGGCGGGTGTCCCGTTCGTGCTGGCCACCGGACGGCCGCCGCGCTGGATCGCACCCGTGGCCAAGCCCCTCGAGCTGACCGGGTACGCGGTGTGCGCGAACGGCGCCGTCCTGTACGACTGCGGCCGCGAGGAGGTCGTCGCGGTGCACGGCCTGCTGTCGCCCGAGCTGCTCCACGACATTGCGCACGCGCTGGACAAGGCCCTGCCCGGCTGCCGGCTGGCCACCGAGCGCGTCGGCACCGACGCCGACCACGAGATGCGCAACTTCGTGATCGAGCCGGACTACCACAACCCGTGGGGCGACGGCGAAGGCCGCACCGCGCCGCGCGCCGAGGTGCTCGGGCACCCGGCGATCAAGCTGCTGGTCAGCCACCTCGGGATGTCGTCGGAAGAGATGGCGGACGGGGTGAACGCACTGTTCGACCGGGAGGTCGACGTCACCTACTCGTCGTCGGGCGGCCTGGTCGAGCTGTCCGCGCACGGCATCACCAAGGCGACCGGCCTCGCCGACGTCGCGGAGCGGCTCGGCATCGGGCCGGAGCGGGTCATCGCCTTCGGCGACATGCCCAACGACGTCGAAATGCTCCGCTGGGCCGGCCACGGCGTCGCGATGGAGAACGGGCACCCGCAGGCCCAGTCCGTGGCCGACGAGATCACCGGTCCGGCGGGCGAGGACGGCGTCGCGCAGGTCCTCGAGCGCTGGTTCTAG